A single region of the Pseudosulfitobacter pseudonitzschiae genome encodes:
- a CDS encoding relaxase/mobilization nuclease domain-containing protein: MSDFKSEFGFQDCWTQPGRPRTVRSPAAGYFTTGKKSDLGGAEKAEAGTGSRGTTISAADKARLSRVVNKVPEVMVKVSRPAKTDKNGNTITVNRRTEGARVSAHIDYISRNGQLDVETSDGVILTGKAATAGLYRDWMQRHDDDRANGDATDRTRITTSIFFSMPGNTNATAVKDAVRDLAQQEFDGRYDYVMALHTDTKHPHVHFTVRTVGHDGVKLNLRKADLQHLRDTFAEKLRKRGIEAESTPRHARGVTRQGARTPVYKMRQRGITPYVDKAKQREVKRDMQDNGGRLPSQPWDGAIVERRNRVMRTYSAAAAVLAESYDPDDRALGRAVAAFSGRLTDVATERAAMVLSASVARSEVQRQPSVDRGQGKDRPEDEKRPERGRGPSRER; this comes from the coding sequence ATGAGTGATTTTAAATCCGAGTTTGGCTTTCAAGACTGTTGGACCCAGCCCGGACGCCCGCGCACTGTTCGTTCTCCGGCAGCAGGGTATTTTACGACTGGTAAGAAGTCGGACTTGGGCGGCGCGGAAAAAGCGGAGGCAGGGACAGGCAGTCGCGGGACAACAATCAGCGCTGCCGACAAGGCCCGCCTCTCGCGGGTTGTCAATAAAGTGCCCGAAGTTATGGTTAAGGTTTCCCGGCCTGCGAAAACTGACAAGAATGGCAACACCATCACTGTAAACAGACGTACTGAGGGAGCCAGGGTCAGCGCTCATATCGACTATATCAGCAGGAACGGCCAACTAGACGTTGAGACTAGTGACGGCGTGATCCTTACCGGCAAGGCAGCAACCGCAGGTTTGTACCGTGACTGGATGCAGCGCCATGATGATGACAGAGCCAACGGCGATGCGACAGACCGCACCCGGATCACAACGAGCATATTTTTTTCAATGCCGGGGAACACCAACGCCACGGCCGTAAAGGACGCGGTTCGCGATTTGGCTCAGCAAGAGTTTGATGGACGTTATGATTACGTGATGGCCTTGCACACTGACACAAAGCACCCGCATGTTCATTTTACGGTTCGCACCGTAGGACATGATGGGGTGAAGCTGAATCTTCGCAAAGCCGACTTACAGCACTTGCGGGACACGTTTGCGGAAAAGCTACGGAAAAGAGGGATTGAGGCAGAATCGACACCCCGGCATGCGCGCGGCGTAACTCGACAGGGTGCGAGAACGCCAGTCTATAAAATGCGTCAGCGCGGCATAACCCCGTATGTTGATAAGGCAAAGCAACGGGAAGTGAAGCGCGACATGCAGGACAATGGGGGCCGTCTGCCTAGCCAGCCTTGGGACGGTGCGATTGTCGAGCGCCGCAATCGTGTGATGAGAACATATAGCGCTGCGGCGGCAGTTTTGGCGGAGTCTTATGATCCAGACGATAGGGCGCTAGGGCGGGCCGTGGCGGCGTTTTCAGGGCGATTAACAGATGTGGCGACCGAACGGGCCGCAATGGTGCTTAGCGCCTCTGTGGCCCGCTCTGAAGTCCAACGCCAGCCTTCCGTTGATCGTGGCCAGGGAAAAGACCGGCCTGAGGACGAAAAACGGCCCGAGCGGGGGCGCGGACCGTCAAGGGAGCGTTGA